In Chaetodon trifascialis isolate fChaTrf1 chromosome 2, fChaTrf1.hap1, whole genome shotgun sequence, one DNA window encodes the following:
- the gne gene encoding bifunctional UDP-N-acetylglucosamine 2-epimerase/N-acetylmannosamine kinase isoform X1: MEKHPGSLCINPHHLNIWKAQELYYMRMQRGRGKMDRKRTEEQNQCEKKLRVCVATCNRADYSKLAPIMFGLKSHPDEFELEVVVLGSHLIDDYGNTFRMIEQDDFDIGSKLHTIVRGEDEAAMVESVGLALVKLPDVLQRLRPDILVVHGDRFDALALATAAALMNIRILHLEGGEVSGTIDDSIRHAISKLAHYHACCTRMAEQHLIAMCEDHSRILLAGCPSYDKLLSSHHREDYMDIIKSWLGDKVQKRDYIVALQHPVTTDIQQSIKIYGLMLDALLSFNKTTLILFPNIDAGSKEMVRVMRKKGIEQHPNFRAVKHIPFEQFIQLVCHAGCMIGNSSCGVREAGAFGTPVINLGTRQTGRETGENVLHVRDADTQNKIYHALELQFGKRYPCSKIYGDGNAVPRILKFLRSIDLDEPLQKTFCFPPVKDSISQDIDHILETQSALSVDLGGTNLRVAIICMRGNIVKKYTQANPKTFEARMKLILNMCEDAMKDAVCLNCRILGVGVSTGGRVNPQEGVVLHSTNLIQEWSSVDVRTPISDALHLPVWVDNDGNCAALAERKFGHGKGVENFVTVITGTGIGGGIIHQNELIHGSTFCAAELGHITVSLDGPECSCGSRGCIEAYASGMALQKEAKRLHDEDLLKVEGMDMKLSEPVTAAHLINAARLGNSQADAVLNKASTALGVGIINILHIVNPALVILSGVLASYYQDSVQRIISERALVSAQNIKVVTSDLEEPALLGAASMVLDYATRRIR, translated from the exons ATGGAAAAGCATCCGGGTTCTCTATGCATAAACCCACAT CATCTGAATATTTGGAAGGCCCAA GAGCTTTACTATATGAGAATGCAAAGGGGGAGAGGAAAGATGGACaggaaaaggacagaggagcagaatcAG TGTGAGAAGAAGCTGAGGGTGTGCGTGGCAACATGCAACAGAGCAGACTATTCCAAGCTGGCCCCCATCATGTTTGGCCTCAAATCCCACCCTGACGAGTTTGAACTGGAAGTCGTGGTGCTGGGCTCCCACCTCATAGATGACTACGG GAACACGTTTCGTATGATCGAACAGGATGACTTTGACATCGGCTCCAAGCTCCACACCATTgtgagaggagaagatgaggCAGCTATGGTGGAGAGCGTTGGGCTGGCACTTGTGAAACTCCCTGATGTCCTACAGAGGCTGCGCCCAGACATCCTGGTCGTGCATGGTGACCGTTTCGACGCGCTGGCTCTAGCAACTGCTGCAGCGCTAATGAACATTAGAATACTTCacctggagggaggagag GTGAGTGGGACAATCGATGACTCAATCCGCCACGCCATCAGCAAACTGGCCCATTACCACGCCTGCTGCACACGCATGGCAGAGCAGCACCTCATCGCCATGTGTGAGGACCACTCCCGCATCCTGCTGGCTGGCTGTCCTTCATATGATAAGCTGCTGTCAAGTCACCACAGAGAGGACTACATGGATATCATCAAAAGCTGGCTGG GTGACAAGGTGCAGAAGCGTGACTATATAGTGGCTTTGCAGCACCCAGTTACCACTGACATCCAGCAATCCATTAAGATCTATGGGCTGATGCTGGACGCCCTGCTTTCCTTCAACAAAACAACCCTCATCCTCTTCCCTAACATTGATGCAG GAAGTAAGGAGATGGTGCGTGTGATGCGAAAGAAGGGCATCGAGCAGCACCCCAACTTCCGGGCAGTGAAGCACATTCCCTTTGAGCAGTTCATCCAGCTGGTGTGCCACGCCGGCTGCATGATCGGCAACAGCAGCTGTGGGGTACGAGAGGCCGGGGCTTTCGGCACGCCTGTTATTAATCTGGGAACAAGGCAAACTGGCAGAGAAACGG GTGAAAATGTTTTACATGTCAGAGATGCTGACACTCAGAATAAGATCTACCATGCTCTGGAGCTGCAGTTTGGAAAGAGATACCCCTG CTCTAAGATCTATGGTGACGGCAACGCAGTCCCTCGTATTCTGAAGTTTTTACGTAGCATTGACCTGGATGAGCCCCTCCAGAAGACTTTCTGTTTCCCCCCAGTGAAAGACTCCATCTCCCAGGACATCGATCACATCCTGGAGACACAGAGTGCGCTGTCTGTTGACCTGGGAGGAACCAACCTCAGAGTGGCCATTATCTGCATGAGG gGTAACATAGTAAAGAAGTATACTCAGGCCAATCCAAAGACCTTCGAGGCCAGGATGAAGCTCATACTAAACATGTGTGAGGATGCCATGAAGGATGCGGTCTGCCTCAACTGTAGAATACTTGGTGTtg GAGTGTCCACGGGCGGGCGTGTAAACCCACAAGAAGGTGTGGTCCTGCACTCCACAAACCTGATCCAGGAGTGGTCTTCAGTGGACGTGAGAACACCCATCTCTGATGCCCTACACCTGCCCGTCTGGGTTGATAATGATGGCAACTGTGCTGCTTTGGCTGAGAGGAAGTTTGGCCACGGCAAGGGAGTGGAGAACTTTGTCACTGTCATCACAGGAACAG GCATTGGAGGAGGGATCATCCATCAGAATGAGCTGATCCATGGCAGTACCTTCTGCGCTGCAGAGCTGGGTCACATCACGGTTTCATTAGATGGCCCGGAGTGCTCGTGTGGCAGCAGAGGATGCATAGAGGCCTACGCGTCTGGCATGGCCCTGCAGAAAGAGGCCAAAAGGCTGCACGACG AGGACCTGCTGAAGGTGGAGGGGATGGATATGAAGCTCTCGGAGCCGGTCACTGCTGCCCACCTCATCAACGCAGCCAGACTGGGGAACTCCCAAGCCGATGCTGTTCTTAACAAGG CTTCCACAGCACTTGGGGTGGGCATCATTAACATCCTCCACATAGTGAACCCCGCGTTGGTGATTCTGTCCGGAGTCTTGGCCTCTTACTACCAGGACTCAGTGCAGCGCATCATCTCTGAGAGAGCCCTCGTCTCTGCTCAGAACATCAAGGTTGTCACATCAGACTTGGAGGAACCTGCCTTACTTGGAGCAGCTAGCATGGTGTTAGATTATGCAACCAGAAGGATACGTTGA
- the gne gene encoding bifunctional UDP-N-acetylglucosamine 2-epimerase/N-acetylmannosamine kinase isoform X2, whose protein sequence is MEKHPGSLCINPHELYYMRMQRGRGKMDRKRTEEQNQCEKKLRVCVATCNRADYSKLAPIMFGLKSHPDEFELEVVVLGSHLIDDYGNTFRMIEQDDFDIGSKLHTIVRGEDEAAMVESVGLALVKLPDVLQRLRPDILVVHGDRFDALALATAAALMNIRILHLEGGEVSGTIDDSIRHAISKLAHYHACCTRMAEQHLIAMCEDHSRILLAGCPSYDKLLSSHHREDYMDIIKSWLGDKVQKRDYIVALQHPVTTDIQQSIKIYGLMLDALLSFNKTTLILFPNIDAGSKEMVRVMRKKGIEQHPNFRAVKHIPFEQFIQLVCHAGCMIGNSSCGVREAGAFGTPVINLGTRQTGRETGENVLHVRDADTQNKIYHALELQFGKRYPCSKIYGDGNAVPRILKFLRSIDLDEPLQKTFCFPPVKDSISQDIDHILETQSALSVDLGGTNLRVAIICMRGNIVKKYTQANPKTFEARMKLILNMCEDAMKDAVCLNCRILGVGVSTGGRVNPQEGVVLHSTNLIQEWSSVDVRTPISDALHLPVWVDNDGNCAALAERKFGHGKGVENFVTVITGTGIGGGIIHQNELIHGSTFCAAELGHITVSLDGPECSCGSRGCIEAYASGMALQKEAKRLHDEDLLKVEGMDMKLSEPVTAAHLINAARLGNSQADAVLNKASTALGVGIINILHIVNPALVILSGVLASYYQDSVQRIISERALVSAQNIKVVTSDLEEPALLGAASMVLDYATRRIR, encoded by the exons ATGGAAAAGCATCCGGGTTCTCTATGCATAAACCCACAT GAGCTTTACTATATGAGAATGCAAAGGGGGAGAGGAAAGATGGACaggaaaaggacagaggagcagaatcAG TGTGAGAAGAAGCTGAGGGTGTGCGTGGCAACATGCAACAGAGCAGACTATTCCAAGCTGGCCCCCATCATGTTTGGCCTCAAATCCCACCCTGACGAGTTTGAACTGGAAGTCGTGGTGCTGGGCTCCCACCTCATAGATGACTACGG GAACACGTTTCGTATGATCGAACAGGATGACTTTGACATCGGCTCCAAGCTCCACACCATTgtgagaggagaagatgaggCAGCTATGGTGGAGAGCGTTGGGCTGGCACTTGTGAAACTCCCTGATGTCCTACAGAGGCTGCGCCCAGACATCCTGGTCGTGCATGGTGACCGTTTCGACGCGCTGGCTCTAGCAACTGCTGCAGCGCTAATGAACATTAGAATACTTCacctggagggaggagag GTGAGTGGGACAATCGATGACTCAATCCGCCACGCCATCAGCAAACTGGCCCATTACCACGCCTGCTGCACACGCATGGCAGAGCAGCACCTCATCGCCATGTGTGAGGACCACTCCCGCATCCTGCTGGCTGGCTGTCCTTCATATGATAAGCTGCTGTCAAGTCACCACAGAGAGGACTACATGGATATCATCAAAAGCTGGCTGG GTGACAAGGTGCAGAAGCGTGACTATATAGTGGCTTTGCAGCACCCAGTTACCACTGACATCCAGCAATCCATTAAGATCTATGGGCTGATGCTGGACGCCCTGCTTTCCTTCAACAAAACAACCCTCATCCTCTTCCCTAACATTGATGCAG GAAGTAAGGAGATGGTGCGTGTGATGCGAAAGAAGGGCATCGAGCAGCACCCCAACTTCCGGGCAGTGAAGCACATTCCCTTTGAGCAGTTCATCCAGCTGGTGTGCCACGCCGGCTGCATGATCGGCAACAGCAGCTGTGGGGTACGAGAGGCCGGGGCTTTCGGCACGCCTGTTATTAATCTGGGAACAAGGCAAACTGGCAGAGAAACGG GTGAAAATGTTTTACATGTCAGAGATGCTGACACTCAGAATAAGATCTACCATGCTCTGGAGCTGCAGTTTGGAAAGAGATACCCCTG CTCTAAGATCTATGGTGACGGCAACGCAGTCCCTCGTATTCTGAAGTTTTTACGTAGCATTGACCTGGATGAGCCCCTCCAGAAGACTTTCTGTTTCCCCCCAGTGAAAGACTCCATCTCCCAGGACATCGATCACATCCTGGAGACACAGAGTGCGCTGTCTGTTGACCTGGGAGGAACCAACCTCAGAGTGGCCATTATCTGCATGAGG gGTAACATAGTAAAGAAGTATACTCAGGCCAATCCAAAGACCTTCGAGGCCAGGATGAAGCTCATACTAAACATGTGTGAGGATGCCATGAAGGATGCGGTCTGCCTCAACTGTAGAATACTTGGTGTtg GAGTGTCCACGGGCGGGCGTGTAAACCCACAAGAAGGTGTGGTCCTGCACTCCACAAACCTGATCCAGGAGTGGTCTTCAGTGGACGTGAGAACACCCATCTCTGATGCCCTACACCTGCCCGTCTGGGTTGATAATGATGGCAACTGTGCTGCTTTGGCTGAGAGGAAGTTTGGCCACGGCAAGGGAGTGGAGAACTTTGTCACTGTCATCACAGGAACAG GCATTGGAGGAGGGATCATCCATCAGAATGAGCTGATCCATGGCAGTACCTTCTGCGCTGCAGAGCTGGGTCACATCACGGTTTCATTAGATGGCCCGGAGTGCTCGTGTGGCAGCAGAGGATGCATAGAGGCCTACGCGTCTGGCATGGCCCTGCAGAAAGAGGCCAAAAGGCTGCACGACG AGGACCTGCTGAAGGTGGAGGGGATGGATATGAAGCTCTCGGAGCCGGTCACTGCTGCCCACCTCATCAACGCAGCCAGACTGGGGAACTCCCAAGCCGATGCTGTTCTTAACAAGG CTTCCACAGCACTTGGGGTGGGCATCATTAACATCCTCCACATAGTGAACCCCGCGTTGGTGATTCTGTCCGGAGTCTTGGCCTCTTACTACCAGGACTCAGTGCAGCGCATCATCTCTGAGAGAGCCCTCGTCTCTGCTCAGAACATCAAGGTTGTCACATCAGACTTGGAGGAACCTGCCTTACTTGGAGCAGCTAGCATGGTGTTAGATTATGCAACCAGAAGGATACGTTGA
- the gne gene encoding bifunctional UDP-N-acetylglucosamine 2-epimerase/N-acetylmannosamine kinase isoform X3, with amino-acid sequence MRMQRGRGKMDRKRTEEQNQCEKKLRVCVATCNRADYSKLAPIMFGLKSHPDEFELEVVVLGSHLIDDYGNTFRMIEQDDFDIGSKLHTIVRGEDEAAMVESVGLALVKLPDVLQRLRPDILVVHGDRFDALALATAAALMNIRILHLEGGEVSGTIDDSIRHAISKLAHYHACCTRMAEQHLIAMCEDHSRILLAGCPSYDKLLSSHHREDYMDIIKSWLGDKVQKRDYIVALQHPVTTDIQQSIKIYGLMLDALLSFNKTTLILFPNIDAGSKEMVRVMRKKGIEQHPNFRAVKHIPFEQFIQLVCHAGCMIGNSSCGVREAGAFGTPVINLGTRQTGRETGENVLHVRDADTQNKIYHALELQFGKRYPCSKIYGDGNAVPRILKFLRSIDLDEPLQKTFCFPPVKDSISQDIDHILETQSALSVDLGGTNLRVAIICMRGNIVKKYTQANPKTFEARMKLILNMCEDAMKDAVCLNCRILGVGVSTGGRVNPQEGVVLHSTNLIQEWSSVDVRTPISDALHLPVWVDNDGNCAALAERKFGHGKGVENFVTVITGTGIGGGIIHQNELIHGSTFCAAELGHITVSLDGPECSCGSRGCIEAYASGMALQKEAKRLHDEDLLKVEGMDMKLSEPVTAAHLINAARLGNSQADAVLNKASTALGVGIINILHIVNPALVILSGVLASYYQDSVQRIISERALVSAQNIKVVTSDLEEPALLGAASMVLDYATRRIR; translated from the exons ATGAGAATGCAAAGGGGGAGAGGAAAGATGGACaggaaaaggacagaggagcagaatcAG TGTGAGAAGAAGCTGAGGGTGTGCGTGGCAACATGCAACAGAGCAGACTATTCCAAGCTGGCCCCCATCATGTTTGGCCTCAAATCCCACCCTGACGAGTTTGAACTGGAAGTCGTGGTGCTGGGCTCCCACCTCATAGATGACTACGG GAACACGTTTCGTATGATCGAACAGGATGACTTTGACATCGGCTCCAAGCTCCACACCATTgtgagaggagaagatgaggCAGCTATGGTGGAGAGCGTTGGGCTGGCACTTGTGAAACTCCCTGATGTCCTACAGAGGCTGCGCCCAGACATCCTGGTCGTGCATGGTGACCGTTTCGACGCGCTGGCTCTAGCAACTGCTGCAGCGCTAATGAACATTAGAATACTTCacctggagggaggagag GTGAGTGGGACAATCGATGACTCAATCCGCCACGCCATCAGCAAACTGGCCCATTACCACGCCTGCTGCACACGCATGGCAGAGCAGCACCTCATCGCCATGTGTGAGGACCACTCCCGCATCCTGCTGGCTGGCTGTCCTTCATATGATAAGCTGCTGTCAAGTCACCACAGAGAGGACTACATGGATATCATCAAAAGCTGGCTGG GTGACAAGGTGCAGAAGCGTGACTATATAGTGGCTTTGCAGCACCCAGTTACCACTGACATCCAGCAATCCATTAAGATCTATGGGCTGATGCTGGACGCCCTGCTTTCCTTCAACAAAACAACCCTCATCCTCTTCCCTAACATTGATGCAG GAAGTAAGGAGATGGTGCGTGTGATGCGAAAGAAGGGCATCGAGCAGCACCCCAACTTCCGGGCAGTGAAGCACATTCCCTTTGAGCAGTTCATCCAGCTGGTGTGCCACGCCGGCTGCATGATCGGCAACAGCAGCTGTGGGGTACGAGAGGCCGGGGCTTTCGGCACGCCTGTTATTAATCTGGGAACAAGGCAAACTGGCAGAGAAACGG GTGAAAATGTTTTACATGTCAGAGATGCTGACACTCAGAATAAGATCTACCATGCTCTGGAGCTGCAGTTTGGAAAGAGATACCCCTG CTCTAAGATCTATGGTGACGGCAACGCAGTCCCTCGTATTCTGAAGTTTTTACGTAGCATTGACCTGGATGAGCCCCTCCAGAAGACTTTCTGTTTCCCCCCAGTGAAAGACTCCATCTCCCAGGACATCGATCACATCCTGGAGACACAGAGTGCGCTGTCTGTTGACCTGGGAGGAACCAACCTCAGAGTGGCCATTATCTGCATGAGG gGTAACATAGTAAAGAAGTATACTCAGGCCAATCCAAAGACCTTCGAGGCCAGGATGAAGCTCATACTAAACATGTGTGAGGATGCCATGAAGGATGCGGTCTGCCTCAACTGTAGAATACTTGGTGTtg GAGTGTCCACGGGCGGGCGTGTAAACCCACAAGAAGGTGTGGTCCTGCACTCCACAAACCTGATCCAGGAGTGGTCTTCAGTGGACGTGAGAACACCCATCTCTGATGCCCTACACCTGCCCGTCTGGGTTGATAATGATGGCAACTGTGCTGCTTTGGCTGAGAGGAAGTTTGGCCACGGCAAGGGAGTGGAGAACTTTGTCACTGTCATCACAGGAACAG GCATTGGAGGAGGGATCATCCATCAGAATGAGCTGATCCATGGCAGTACCTTCTGCGCTGCAGAGCTGGGTCACATCACGGTTTCATTAGATGGCCCGGAGTGCTCGTGTGGCAGCAGAGGATGCATAGAGGCCTACGCGTCTGGCATGGCCCTGCAGAAAGAGGCCAAAAGGCTGCACGACG AGGACCTGCTGAAGGTGGAGGGGATGGATATGAAGCTCTCGGAGCCGGTCACTGCTGCCCACCTCATCAACGCAGCCAGACTGGGGAACTCCCAAGCCGATGCTGTTCTTAACAAGG CTTCCACAGCACTTGGGGTGGGCATCATTAACATCCTCCACATAGTGAACCCCGCGTTGGTGATTCTGTCCGGAGTCTTGGCCTCTTACTACCAGGACTCAGTGCAGCGCATCATCTCTGAGAGAGCCCTCGTCTCTGCTCAGAACATCAAGGTTGTCACATCAGACTTGGAGGAACCTGCCTTACTTGGAGCAGCTAGCATGGTGTTAGATTATGCAACCAGAAGGATACGTTGA